The following is a genomic window from Nicotiana tabacum cultivar K326 chromosome 3, ASM71507v2, whole genome shotgun sequence.
GTCCTCGATGCCAGCTATTCTCAAAAGCTGGTCGAGTGCTACTCTCTGATATGCCTCTTCAACAAACGGATTTTCACCTTTTTTGAATCTTCCTCCAATGGTTCCATAAGTCAATCGAGGTTCAACAAACTTAAATTGGTCTCGGTTAATAGCAAAAGTATAGGGCTTGGGCAAACCAGTAAACGTGGAGTTGGACTCGAGAAGAACAAACTGCGTGATGTAAGGATACAATTCCTTCCATCTGATTGTAAGCATGTCCACTTCATTACTAAACAAAACTGCATCATAAACACGCCTAGGATATTCACGGATTCCCCACCCGTGTTGCTTGCAAAGATTCTCCATCGAGACATTCTCGTGATAATAGTGAGTAACTTCAATAAAGGGCTTGGGAGGAGATTGCCATAACGGGCGAAGGAAGTAGGTAATCTTCTGTCCATGCAAGTATATACCAACAATGCATGTTGGCACAAAAACAATCAAAAAGATAATAGCCTTTAAATCCAATCCTCGAAGCATACACCGTAGTCTTGACATGTTTATTACTCCAGGGGAAGACTGCTGCATATGAAAAAAGATAACTTTAAAcagatggaaaaaaattcaggCAAATAAAAGAATGTAAACTTAACACCATTTTACAGAAAATAGAACAAGCCAATAGGGTCAGAGGATTTCCCAAATATTTTGAGAGAGAAAAagatgaaggggagccttggcgtaattggtaaagttgctgccatgtgaccaggaggtcacgggttcgagccgtggaaacaacctcttgcaaaaatgcaggatAAGGCTGCGTATACCTGCGTACTTTCCCGGACCcccgcatagcgggagcttagttcACCGGGCTGCCTTTTTCTTGAGAGAGCAAAAGATTACTTATTGTATCAATTTAGCTAAAATTAAAGCTTCCATCAATTTAGATATTATCAAATGGATAACCCCATAGTCAAATCTCCAACCATAAAACATGGAGTCCACAAATTTCCAGAAATATAGGAAAAGATGAGAAAAATCACCCAAATTTGATCAAGATCACATTTTCCCCCCCCAAAAACTTCTCCTTGGGAGAAACCCACATCAGCCCAATTCAAGATTCTAGGGTTTATATACAATCCATGTCAATAAGAAAATGAAAACACATATTTTAAAATTCCCCAGAAAAACAACAAtccataaaacaaaacaaaaaaattccCCAAAAAATCCAAACTTAATGTGCAAAAAGCTTCAAACTTTTCATATAAAATGGTAAATGAGAATTAAAAATAAATCAATAAGAAAAGAGGTGAAAAGGAGAAGAGAGGTACCTCACCACAAACGTCTTCACAAATATCGTCACTTTTTTTTGAAGGATAATAACTATCAAACACCATTAGCACCCAAAACTATATTCAAAAATCTCCTCTTTCTAAAAATTTCTCACCTTTCTATAAAATTCAGAAAGATGACAAAAATTATCAAAGAGAGATAATTGAAGGATAAAAAAAAAACCTGATTAAAGCCAATACCCCTCCCTCTCAAATTTACAGCAATGGAATTTGCCAATATAATTAAATTGAGAGGGGGGAGTAAATTTTTCCTTGTATAATTTGACTACTTCGGGAAAATGCTAAATTATAGCCGTTTTGttgggttcttcttcttctttttcttctgttcGACACTCTTTGTACagatggttatatatatatatatatagacacacatgcagggtaacccccccccccccccccctcgctTCCGAATCCCACCCTACATGGGAAAACAATGATGTTTTTTAAGATTCATTATATACATATACctggaaaaggaataaaaaatgttcctaatttttaaataaaCTTTAATATAATTCCTATTCCAGAGAGGATTGCTTCTgtcaaatttaaatttaaaatttaatagaTAATATAGACATTTTACGAGCGGAGATCTCCATGGCAATTCCCGATTTTATCCACTTTCGTTTAGAGATAGAGTTAATCGCTCGATTCACTTTTAGTTGacaagtattttaaaaataaatttttattttacttatcACTTTTTAcatatcaaaagaaaaataatttatttttttatttttcctttaacATTAATTACTTACTCCAACTTATTTTTTAAATCCATTAAAACtatacatcaattaatatgggtatcataataaattatatattttattttttaaggggTGTTTAAAATCAATAttgaataaataaaagtgaaagtAGGGAGTATAAGTTTTATACTGAactcataattaaaaaaaaaaatatgtcaactATCTATGCTTggaaaaaatttcataaatatttgtgGAATTTTTCAAGACTGGTGTAAGCTGACCGAACATTatgattatttaaaaaaaaatagtttgtagAATCTTGTATCTAAGTCCAGCGGACCATAACCCTGTTGATTGAGGTATTATTCTTGGAATCAGTGACATGAGAACAAGTGCACATTAATTACGAGGATAAAATGGTTTTATTACTTATATCCATCTGCTTCATAACTAGTAACCATTTTAcccattaaaaaaatataaatttttagagagaaaaaattatatatactaaattAATCTTAATTAATTGTTATCTTGACACATtaaaatatgtaaataagggcaaattttgaaaaaataaaattaatttcttttcaattatataaataaataattattttgaatcaaaataaaaagataaaattatcaCTTACCGTGGACCGTTGAGAATATTATTATAACACAAGTCATGACTTCGTTGATGCAACCGATTAAGGGGGGGTTTTgttgacccaaaaaaaaaagactaaagacttttaatataaaatagGAAAGAGGGAGTAGTTATCTGTAATTACTCATTCAATGATAGGTGGTTACTTAATTATCATTAACTTTTTATTGACTTGGGGAGGGTTTCTTCTTAGGTCATTTCCTAAGCAATACCTATATATTATTAGAcatgtattatttattatttttttactcaataatCAAAATTGGCCTTTATTCGCAGCTTTTCTGCTGATCCAATTATATGCTTTTTAGATGGGAAAAAATTCATAGTCGTTCCAAGTTTATATAGCAAGACAAAAATTGCCCGGGGcatcctatttggtcgcccctatTTAACTTATACtcacttttttttaaaagttttaatttgtacccactttttaaataatttcagccctctttttccttctccttctccttctcctccttcgttttcttcttcttattctttcttCTGCTGCTATTGGTGGTGCTAAAGCAACTGTACAATTGTATTTGTGAACTTTCTAGCGGAtggaagcttaagttttgataactTCGTGTAGCATCATTGGAAATTTATTTTTCTGCTTTAGCCATGTGTGTAGTTGTCTTTATCACAGTTCCCTTTTGAATATGTCCTGGTGCATCGGAACTCAAAAACAATTCATCAGGATCATAGGCAAAGCAAAACAGAACTATTTAAAGGACACGGTTCCTCTGTACATTGgttaattttgatttcaaaagttgaattcttgactgttcctcacAACTCGTTGTCTATTGAAATTTTTTTTGATGTAAAAATTGGTTAATGTTACACTTATCCATGTCAATGCAATTTTTGCTTTTAAGATGGATACTAGTtcttcaaaaacttcagcttttagtgctgaagtttatagaaatgaactaaataatttcagcatcttctgctgaagtttttgaaaagcTTATCCCCGACAAAAAAAAcgtcagcttatttagtgctgaagtttttataaatgaactaaataacttcagcatcttctgctgaagttttttaaaaagtttaatgacaaaactaatgaatccaggacaaaaaacttcaacttatttagagcaattacaaacaaaaacttcagcaaatagagaacaaaacttcagttactatgcttaagttcagcaataacaaacaaaaacttcagcaaatagagaataaacttcagctactatgcttaagttcaacaattacaagcaaaaacttcagcacacttggttcagcacacttgctacttcaggcccgtctactagaatgttgaagttttgcgtgattgtctttgctacttcagccccgtatgttcaagttacgcgaaaaagtggatACGCTTGcaaattttttttgcaaagcagacacaagttaaaatgtgacccaaaaagcgggtatagatgcaaaaacATATCTATCACacaaaataaataatagataTGGTTATCCACATTTAATTAAAAATGTGAAATAGGATTTGGATTATTCTGGCGATGATACTACTAATGTAAATATGCCATTAACAAGTCCTGAAAATTCATATGCATTGTTgcacaaacaaagaaaaataaaatacaaagttaCAGCTCAATCATAATTTCTAACGTTGCAGCTGGCTAAGAACACAATGATAAATTATGCATTGGAATTCCCATAGTCATTTCAATGTAGGTTATTGTAATTGTCAATTAGATCAAACAATCGCCTAAAGTTACAATTCAAAACAAATGTCCTTATTTTACACTCATTGATAAAGACttcttttttcaaatataattcattTTGATTgggaaaaatatttaaataagtaCTATCATTTATGGAACGCAGACGCATGCTGTTGTTACGTACAAGATATTTTTGTTTGCTTCTACCTATGCTTTTAAATAATCAGTTTACAACATCCAAAATTGTGATGACATTTCAAGAGAATATTTCctgtaattattttattaatcaaTCAAATCTTTTTGTAGGAATTTGTGTTATATTACTTTAATCaaaagaattagaaaaagaattcaAAACAAGTAAATTATTTCACACAATTAAGAGGTAAAAGACGGACTAGGTATTGAAGTCTGTTATCGTAGACGATGACAAATTATTTGTAATTTTGTATGCCAAATGGTGTGTGTTTTGACATTTTCTAAGTTAACATTGTGATTGTCTAAAGAGTAATGATATGGAGAATTGGTTTAGTCCAGTAACCATGACCAATTGACTATGCCAAACACTGCCGTGTCACAAATATTCTTTTGCTTAAATAATGTAACTTTAATAAGTGAAAGACTAAGTCCACTAGGAAATTATTATCACATTAATGGCATGCAGTAGCTAATTCGTATTCCACTTTTGCCTTTTCATATTTAGTAAATTGCGCAAGTCACTTCGGTTAATTTGTCAAAAATAATTACAGTCAAACATCTCTGGCAGCTTCGTTTGTTTcgaatttcattttttgttgttatagtgaagtattgttataaagaacatatattataatataatatgtaaATTGGTTCCGATAAAAGCTTGACTTCTATAGTGAGTGTTGCTATATAAGGATGCTATTATAGAGAGGTATGACTATATTTTACCTCCATTTCAGATTATCTGTCGTATTTCTCTTTTACCCATtactaaaaaatattaaatatgagAGGTTTTTTGATTGTTCTACACTTACCTATGTCTTTAAGTATAATCTCTCTTCATTTAATATTTACTTATAATTGAGTTATTTGTAGTTTTCAAGAACAATTaatattaagggtaaaataggaAAACAATAATTAATTTAGTCTTTAACTTCTAAAACGATAAATAAttttgagacaactatttttgGAAACTATGACAGATAatttgagacggagggagtaagatatatataaatatatatatatatatatatatatatatatatatatatatatatatatatatataatctgtatattatatattaatacaaaaaatatatattatataggcTATTATTTTTGGGAGGAATTATatatttctcaaataaatatcacATTTATGTCCCCTTCATAATTTTACGTTTTTCAATCGACTCCTTCCTTTTCTACGAAAGAAAATGACATGTTGTTTTCAATCAACAATAGACGCGTCCTGTTAGAACCTCACATTAGCTGCATCATTGCCCCAAGCGCAAAGATGAAATTGACATTtctcactttcatatttttcttcctTGTTCGAAAGGAATAATAAAAGTCGCATACACCAAGTGTACCATTTtatctgaaaataggttttccttttttattttgtaattatatatatgtgtgcgcATGCATGTGTATAATGAATGTACTTTTTTATTTATCGCGAACAATCTATATCTAAATCGTTCGAGCAATTTTATATTTCAATTGCCTGAACGATTCGAGTAATTTTTAACCGTGTCTTAACtttatgaattttgaattttagaaTGACAACTTTATGGGTtaataattaaattctaaatttcatgtgtgtacatatttaattgatttattaACAAAAATACATTGTTTGAAATAAAAGCTACTCATTCTGGTCtacaataaataattaatttgctTTGGACACACctattaaaaaaatactaaattctaaacaaaaatagttagtgtgactaaactgtccttaattaaatattgcagcatagttatagtagcacttaattctcttctcaaatgtgaggtgtaaatgactttttaggaatatatacataaggataattttagaaaaataaattgtattttttcttaattatataaataaacatttattttgaatcaaaataaaaagtaaattaatTACTTATTGCGATGCGAAAGAAGTATTAGGTGCAATCGAACTCGTGTCCGGATTAGCTTCTACCTTTGCCCCTGCGCATAAggcagaagaagaaggaaaatgcaGCTTTTTGATTTTATTGGATTTAGCTTCTACCTTTGCCCCTGCGCATAagtcagaagaagaaggaaaatgcaGCTTTTTGATTGGTTcggttttttatcaaaatcaaaccaaatcaattatatTATTTCGGATTAGTTtgattttgtcggattttttggattttttgttacttaaatattatttcaatcttactttgttaaattttcgataaataaatatatatttagtaaaaatataaaatattgacaaacatattatctattaaaatatttttacgggagaatttttttagttgtctgacaataattttttattgatgtacactttcaaggttaaccgaatttagtaattataaaaatcaatatgatacctaaatattcacttcacattcgaaaaagatataaaaatataatagatTTTAGcatatgatatgaatatggaagaactaAGAGATTGACGCATTTAGTAACACTTGATTAGAAGGTGATCATACAACCAattatttaaggttaataaatatggagcacttcatatactattaaatattatattccGCAAGAGAATTTCAAATATTTCTaagacatttttaaaaaaaattctatataaaaattCTATATTTATATATCGGTTTGATTCGGGTTTTTCTATTcaatatcaaaccaaatcaaactaaaTCTAGTCGAGTTTTTTAATCGATTTAgtttgacttttcgatttggtgagattttttggtttggtttgttcGGCCCCCACGCATAaggcaaaagaagaagaaaaatgcagATTTTATTGATAGATATTGTACTACATTCTCTTTATGCAGCCTTTTGATTTTATTGATAGATACTGCACTGCATTATTTGGGAATTTTCGTCCGTTGACTCCATAAATAAAGTGAACACATTGACCAAAACTTAGTCGATAATCGATGTCGTAGACTAGACTTGATCTTGAGAAAGGAGAGGTAAAACTCAATTTCCCAATTATATTTATGCAACTATACAATTCAATTTTTGAATTAAATTAGCAACTGTTTCAAGCAGGAGTAATTAATTAATTCTTAAGTAGCTGAGTCCAATTCAACAAATCTTGCAGAATAATTTCATTCCTCGCAAGTCGCAAAATACAAGGcattcaaaaatattaaacaatccaatgtttaaaaatatgaaaacagtagaatggAGCGGAATCTATGGCTggctaaattatattttattttcctcTCAGGTTGTTTGACATTGTTTGATTATGGAAATTTAAtgtttttttttagattttttataagTCAAGTTCGATAAAAATTCTTAACTAATTTATAATCATACCTAAATATTTAGGAACTGTACACAAAAATACTATGAATGGCAAATTCTCTAGTATGTCAAAATTGTAAAGAATAGCAGAAGAAGAGTATTATTCGGAGACCTTCTGCTAGCCCAAGATCGTTAACCAAGATTGGAGGATTCAACTAAAGAAGAGGAAGCttgaaaaaagaagagagattTTAGATAGGAGAACTTATTTAGGAAAGAAGGCTTTCTTGATTTTGGCTTACTTATAAATGAACAAGATACCCCCTATTTATACTAGCCTATGATTCTAGATATGATTCTAGATAATGTACAAAGAAAATTCTAGCAACCTTATCTTCTAACAAcactctagaatatctagatATGTCTTATCTTCCTACAACATTCTAGAACATCTAGATATGTCCACTAGATAAATATCAAGTATACTAAACTAGGACATTCTAGAGAATTCTATATTATTccaaaaaattaactttattttttcCACACTCCCCCTTAAAGTGATTTTTTGGAAACTACTCCAAGCTTGTCACGGAAGAACTCGAACGAAGCTTTAGTAAGTGACTTGGTGAAGATATCAGCGATATTCTCCTGACTTCTCACTTCCAAAGTATTGATAGTACCATCAAGAACCTTTTCCCGAACAAAGTGATGTTCCacctcaatgtgtttagttcttgCATGGAATACTGGATTGTTTGCAAGCTTGATGGCACTTTGATTATCTCCATAGATCACAGTTGGCTTTGATATAGGTAGATGCAAGTCTTCAGCAAGTCTTTGTAGCCATACACATTCTTGAGTAGTGAGAGCAGCTGCTTTATACTCTGCCTCCGTGGTTGACAAAGAAACTGAGTCTTGCTTTTTGCTACACCAAGAAACACTTGTTCTACCACAGAGGAAAATATAGCCCGATGTTGATCTTCGGTCATCCAAATCACCACCAAAATCAGCATCCGTATAACCAGCCAACACCAAATTATTCTTCTTTTGGAAGAACAAGCCCATGTCTGATGTTGAGTTGATATACTTTAGAATCCTCTTTGCAGCTTCTAAGTGAGGCTTTCTTGGCCTTTGCATAAATCTGCTGACATATCCCACCGAGAACGCAATGTCCGGCCTTGTAATAGTCAAATACAGGAGACTTCCAACAAGAGCTCGAAAAGGCTTGGAATCTGCAAGAAGTGAGCCTTCGTCCCGCCTTAACCTTGTGCTTATCTCAAGAGGAGTAGAACATGTTTTGCTTTGCTTCAATCCAAACCTGTCAACAAGTTTCTTGGCATATCCTTCTTGAGTGACAAAGATCCCTTTGTTCATGTTTGTCACCTCTAAGCCAAGAAAATGGTGTAGTTCTCCCAACTTTTTGATGTCAAATCTTATGGAAAGCTCATCTTGAAGCCTAGCAACTTCATCTTCATTGTTTCCTGTTATTATCATATCATCCACGTACAAAAGAACAACCATATGCAAGTCTCCTTGTTTTTTAACAAATAAGCTAGGATCTGATTGTGATACATTATAGCCACAGAAATGTAGATACTGAGCAATTTTTCCATACCATGCTCGTGGAGCTTGCTTGAGGCCATAAATGGCCTTCTTAAATTTGCATACATGATTAGGATGTAAGTTAGAGACATACCcgggtggttgctccatataaatatCTTTGTCAAGCTCTCCATATAAGAAATCATTCTTCACGTCAAGTTGCCATAACTTCCAATTATGCGAGGCTGCCAAGGCTAGCACAACTCGGACAGAGATCATCTTAGCCACCGGACTGAAGGTTTCTTCATAATCTTCACCATACTTTTGAGAAAATCCCCGAGCAACTAGTCTTGCTTTATATCTATCTATGTTGCCATCGGATCTTCTTTTGATTTTATAAACCCATTTACAAGAAATGGGTTGTACATCCTTCGGCTTTGGTACAAGGCTCCAAGTTTGATTTTTTATCAGAGCCTCCATTTCATCATCCATAGCAAGCTCCCATTCTTTGACTTCTTTAGCTTCTTCGAATGAGGAAGGTTCTTCATCATCAATTGGTCCTGCAAAGAAACAGGAATACGTACTGACAAAATTTTCATCTCTAAAGCGGGATGGCTTGATAATAGTTCTTTTTGGCCTTCCCGAAccacttgaatcatcttcttgttgagtttcatgttgttgAGGTACATGACTCCCCCTTTCTCTTAACTCCTCGGCAGTTGTATTATCTAGAGAAGCACCTGCAATAGACAAGCTTGAATCTCCATTATTTAAAGTTTTTGAACTCGCTCCACTCAATGCAGCTCCATAATACAAAGACACTTCGTCGAATATGACATCCCTTGAGACAACAAAGAGATGAGTTTTAGGATCCATGCACTTCCATCCCTTTTTCCTTTCATCATATCCGACAAAGATGCATTTCCTTGCCTTGGCATCTAACTTGCTCCTTTGAGAATTCGGTATGTGAACAtaacaaatagagccaaaaacCCTGAGGTGTTTCACGCTAGGCTTTTCTCCAAACATTAATTCATAGGGAGACTTCATATTATTTGGAGAAAGCGGCATTCTGTTAATCACGTACGCTGCACATTTCATACCTTCAGCCCACAAGGCTCTAGGTAGATTCTTGGTATGAAGCCAACTCTTACATGTCTCAGTTAAGTGTCGGATCTTCCTTTCcgccactccattttgttgtggcgtATCAGCGCATGTCAGCTCTCTTTTAATGCCATGCTGACGACAAAAGGAAAGAAACTCATCTGATGTAAACTCACCGCCATTATCAGTTCGTAGCCGCCTTATTCTGGAATCGAGTTCACCTTCAACAGTTTCTTTGAACTCCACAAACTTACTGAAAACTTCTGACTTGTGCTTCACAAAATAAATCCAAGTAAATCtagtaaaatcatcaatgaaaatTAACATATAGGAGTAGCCTGAAAATGAAGGAGTTCTCGTTGGCCCCATTAAGTCACTATGAATAAGTTCTAGTGGGGCATTGCACCTTGACAAGGATCtgtcaaatggaagacgatgtgCCTTTCCATATTGACATCCTTCACAAACCTCTCCTCCATCAAAATTTCTTAAGTTAGGCAAACCTTTTACTAGATTCAACTTTACCATGGCTTTTAATTTATCCATGCTTAGATGTCCAAGTCTAGCATGCCAAATATGTGTATTATCATTGCTACTCATCTTCTCAATATATGAATTAGAGGCAGATAAGACATATAAATCGTTAACTCTCTTACCTGAGTGAACGATATCTGCCTTGAGTACCTTGATATTTCGGAGGAACTTCACATCACGTGGGCCAAATAGCAAATAGTTTCCAGCATCTACAGCATTTGCaactgaaaatagatttttcttcaTACCTGGAACGTGAAAGACATTGTTGAGGGTGATAGTGTTTTTTTGCTTCTCGTTGATCACAACAGTGCCTTCCTTCTCCACATTATGGATTGTATTATCTGCTGTAACAATGACCTCATGTCCGTTGTATTCGCGAAAGGTGGAGAATTTGGATTGATCTCCAGTGAGATGGTGCCCGCATCCTGAATCCACGATCCAGTCTCTTTCAAAATTTATGGAAGCCATGGCATTTATTGCTCGAGTCTCCGCTGTGAAGCACTTTCCccagttttcttctttttcttcttcttcagcaacttCCTCGATTTGAGC
Proteins encoded in this region:
- the LOC107769460 gene encoding uncharacterized protein LOC107769460 isoform X1 yields the protein MVFDSYYPSKKSDDICEDVCGEQSSPGVINMSRLRCMLRGLDLKAIIFLIVFVPTCIVGIYLHGQKITYFLRPLWQSPPKPFIEVTHYYHENVSMENLCKQHGWGIREYPRRVYDAVLFSNEVDMLTIRWKELYPYITQFVLLESNSTFTGLPKPYTFAINRDQFKFVEPRLTYGTIGGRFKKGENPFVEEAYQRVALDQLLRIAGIEDDDLLIMSDVDEIPSRHTIDLLRWCDDIPPILHLHLRNYLYSFEFQIQHRSWRASVHRYQKGKTRYVHYRQTDYLLADSGWHCSFCFRQISDFIFKMKAYSHTDRIRFLHYLNPKRIQDIICQGADLYDMLPEEYTFKDIIGNMGPVPHSYSAVNLPAHLLENPEKYKYLLPGNCKRESG
- the LOC107769460 gene encoding uncharacterized protein LOC107769460 isoform X3, which gives rise to MSRLRCMLRGLDLKAIIFLIVFVPTCIVGIYLHGQKITYFLRPLWQSPPKPFIEVTHYYHENVSMENLCKQHGWGIREYPRRVYDAVLFSNEVDMLTIRWKELYPYITQFVLLESNSTFTGLPKPYTFAINRDQFKFVEPRLTYGTIGGRFKKGENPFVEEAYQRVALDQLLRIAGIEDDDLLIMSDVDEIPSRHTIDLLRWCDDIPPILHLHLRNYLYSFEFQIQHRSWRASVHRYQKGKTRYVHYRQTDYLLADSGWHCSFCFRQISDFIFKMKAYSHTDRIRFLHYLNPKRIQDIICQGADLYDMLPEEYTFKDIIGNMGPVPHSYSAVNLPAHLLENPEKYKYLLPGNCKRESG
- the LOC107769460 gene encoding uncharacterized protein LOC107769460 isoform X2, with the protein product MVFDSYYPSKKSDDICEDVCGESSPGVINMSRLRCMLRGLDLKAIIFLIVFVPTCIVGIYLHGQKITYFLRPLWQSPPKPFIEVTHYYHENVSMENLCKQHGWGIREYPRRVYDAVLFSNEVDMLTIRWKELYPYITQFVLLESNSTFTGLPKPYTFAINRDQFKFVEPRLTYGTIGGRFKKGENPFVEEAYQRVALDQLLRIAGIEDDDLLIMSDVDEIPSRHTIDLLRWCDDIPPILHLHLRNYLYSFEFQIQHRSWRASVHRYQKGKTRYVHYRQTDYLLADSGWHCSFCFRQISDFIFKMKAYSHTDRIRFLHYLNPKRIQDIICQGADLYDMLPEEYTFKDIIGNMGPVPHSYSAVNLPAHLLENPEKYKYLLPGNCKRESG